The Polynucleobacter sp. JS-JIR-5-A7 region GGATTGATCGTCATTAAATAGGCCCGCGTACATCTTCGCATCCGCAGAAATCGATACCGAGCCATCTTGAGCATCTGGTGATGCGACCAAGCGGAGAGTGCCTTCTTTGCTTGCTGGTGGAATGGTCTTCTGCTCATAGCCAGGTGCAATTTCTAAAACATTAGGCTCAATCCAGATTTGTAGGAAATGAGTCGTTTGATCTTTTGCGTGATTAAACTCGCTATGGGTGACACCGCTACCTGCGCTCATGCGTTGGATATCTCCCGGAGGAATACCTTTGACGTTTCCCATACTGTCTTGATGTGCCAATTCACCGGATAGTACATAGCTGATGATTTCCATATTGCGATGACCGTGCTTACCAAAGCCCATTCCTGGCGCAACGCGGTCTTCATTAATGACTCTGAGATTCCCCCAACCCATAAACTTCGGGTCCTGGTATCCCGCAAAGGAAAATGAGTGGAAGCTTTTGAGCCAGCCATGATCTGCATAGCCCCTATCTTCAGATTTTCTGAGAAATAACATGTTGACCGCCGTTTATTTTGATGAAATTGGGATAAGGACA contains the following coding sequences:
- a CDS encoding pirin family protein, whose translation is MLFLRKSEDRGYADHGWLKSFHSFSFAGYQDPKFMGWGNLRVINEDRVAPGMGFGKHGHRNMEIISYVLSGELAHQDSMGNVKGIPPGDIQRMSAGSGVTHSEFNHAKDQTTHFLQIWIEPNVLEIAPGYEQKTIPPASKEGTLRLVASPDAQDGSVSISADAKMYAGLFNDDQSTSLTLDPSRKAYVHLIRGSLQVNGQVLHGGDALMIQDENQLAISHGKSAEVLVFDLSA